The stretch of DNA ATCATGTCGTCGCCCAGCCGCACGGCCTTGCAGCGGCCTTGGCCCCAGTAGAGATACGCCGCGCCGTCTTCATCGACGAAGACCATCGGATCGATGCACTGCATGCCGCGGTAGTCACGTGAAGCGACGAGCGGCTTGCCGAGCGGATCGGTGAATGGCCCGGCAGGCTTGTCCGCGACGGCGACGCCGATGTTCTTGTTCGCGCTGTAGTAGTAATAGTACTTGCCGTTGCGCGTCGCGATCGCCGGCGCCCAGGCGTGGATGTCGGCCCACTCGAGGTCGCGCGGCAGGTCGAGGATCACGCCCTCGTCGCGCCAGTCACGGAGGTTCGCCGACGACCACGCATGGAACGAAGTCGAACGCCAACCCTCGGTCCCGTCGGTGGTCGGGTAGAGGTAAGCGCGATCGCCGAAGACCGCGAGGTGCGGGTCGGCGTTGACGCCCGGCAGCACCGCGGCGGGCGCTGCGCGGCCGGCGTCGGGGGCGAGACGCTTGAGTTCGTCGCGCGTCACTCGCAAGAGACTTCCATGACGCTGACCGGGAACGACCGAGCACTTGTCAGAGACGTCACGCCACTCGGTCCAGTCGTCGGTCTCTAGCGCGAGGTAGCGACCCTCCGCGTAGAAGTCGGCGTACAGGATCGTCTTGTCGCCGAGCGACGCGATGGCCGGACCTTCGACCCGTTGGTTCTCCACCAGCGGCTTGGCGAGCAGCCGGTAGGGCCCCGCCATCTGATCCGCGACCGCCGCGACGATGCGGCCCCAGACCTCTTTCGGTTGGTCGTCGGTCTCTTTGCAGACGAGGTAGTATTTGTCGCCCGACCGGACGATGGTCGTGTCGATGTTGTTGAAGCCCGGATCGAACAACATCCGCCGGGGCGAGAACGACTGGAAGTCCTTCGTCGTCACGTAGTAGGCGCGGTGGTAACCACCCTTGGGGTTCGGCGTCGGCGACGCCGAGGGGACATCGGACGACCAGACGATGAGAAACTGCTCGTTCGCCCCGTCGTAATAAACCTCCGGCGCCCAGCAGGTCCGGGTGTCGGCGAGGTCCTCCATCACCGGCAGGTAACGCTGCTCCGACCATGTCACCAGGTCGCGCGAGCTGGCGTATCCGATCCCCTTATCGCCCCAACCCGAGGTCCAAACCATGTGGAACACGTCGTCCGGCCCGCGCGTAATGTGCGGGTCGCGCATCAACTTCGAACCAACGGTCGGCGTAACGATCGGGCCTGGGATCGTCACCCACGTGCGGGCATCGTCGCTGTAAGCGAGGTGCAGGCCATCGCCGTTGCCGCGGAACGAGGTGAAGAGCCAGGCGTCGCCCGACGCCGACTCAGCGGCCGAAACGACTTGACAAGTTGCAGCGAGAGCAAGGACGACAAGCAACCGGTGGCGAATCATAGCAAGGCGGAGAAAGTGGCATTCGAGGAGCAGCGAGAGCACATTCTAACACGCCAAATTTAGATTTCCGACAGAGTGAGGTTCGTTCCTCGGACCGATCAAAGCCACCTGCGAGCCGTGTAGCGTCAGCTCCCGGAGGGGAGCGGGTCCGCGCTGCAACTCCGGGAGCTGACGCTTCCCGGCTCGCTGAGTGCGGAAGAGTTGGTTGATAGTGAAAAGGGGGGCCCGCCACTGTCGCAAGCGGGCCGCTAGGTTGACGTATCAGCCCATCTCAATCCTC from Botrimarina mediterranea encodes:
- a CDS encoding family 43 glycosylhydrolase — encoded protein: MIRHRLLVVLALAATCQVVSAAESASGDAWLFTSFRGNGDGLHLAYSDDARTWVTIPGPIVTPTVGSKLMRDPHITRGPDDVFHMVWTSGWGDKGIGYASSRDLVTWSEQRYLPVMEDLADTRTCWAPEVYYDGANEQFLIVWSSDVPSASPTPNPKGGYHRAYYVTTKDFQSFSPRRMLFDPGFNNIDTTIVRSGDKYYLVCKETDDQPKEVWGRIVAAVADQMAGPYRLLAKPLVENQRVEGPAIASLGDKTILYADFYAEGRYLALETDDWTEWRDVSDKCSVVPGQRHGSLLRVTRDELKRLAPDAGRAAPAAVLPGVNADPHLAVFGDRAYLYPTTDGTEGWRSTSFHAWSSANLRDWRDEGVILDLPRDLEWADIHAWAPAIATRNGKYYYYYSANKNIGVAVADKPAGPFTDPLGKPLVASRDYRGMQCIDPMVFVDEDGAAYLYWGQGRCKAVRLGDDMISFDASNVRDITPPGYNEGPFVHRRGDKYYLTWSEYDTRDPRYSVAYGVADSPLGPYEKPAKNPILKGRGVIQGAGHHSIAKLPGDDNWVIAYHRFKIPGGDGYNRETCLSPLRHSEDGAILPVDVYEPVEAIDLP